One Mesorhizobium loti genomic window carries:
- a CDS encoding Nucleoside-diphosphate-sugar epimerase, whose protein sequence is MRILITGAAGMVGRKLIARLAKDGTLRGEKITALDLHDIVPPQAPAMDGVSINTHTGDLAEAGAAESLVASRPDVVFHLAGIVSGEAEANFELGYRVNLDGTRALFDAIRLAGFAPRVVFTSSIAVFGAPFPDVIPDEFHPTPLTSYGTQKQMSEALLADYSRRGFFDGIGIRLPTICVRPGKPNKAASGFFSGIIREPLSGQEAILPVPRSVVHTHASPRSAVNFLIHAAGIDGAAVGPRRNLTMPGVAVTVGEQIEALERIAGPKVVKLIREEPDETIWAIVKGWPTRFEARRSRELGFSAERSFDEIIRAHIEDELGGKDGV, encoded by the coding sequence ATGCGCATTCTGATCACTGGCGCCGCAGGCATGGTTGGCCGCAAGCTCATCGCCCGGCTGGCCAAGGACGGCACGTTGCGCGGCGAAAAGATCACCGCGCTCGATCTGCACGACATCGTGCCGCCGCAGGCCCCGGCCATGGACGGCGTCAGCATCAACACCCATACCGGCGACCTTGCCGAGGCAGGTGCCGCCGAAAGCCTGGTCGCGTCGCGGCCGGATGTCGTCTTCCATCTCGCGGGTATCGTGTCGGGCGAGGCGGAAGCCAATTTCGAACTCGGCTACCGCGTCAATCTCGACGGTACCCGCGCCCTGTTCGATGCCATTCGACTGGCGGGCTTTGCGCCGCGCGTCGTCTTCACCTCGTCGATCGCCGTGTTCGGCGCGCCGTTCCCGGACGTCATCCCGGACGAGTTCCATCCGACGCCGCTGACCTCCTACGGCACGCAGAAGCAGATGAGCGAGGCGCTGCTCGCCGATTATTCCAGGCGCGGCTTCTTCGACGGCATCGGCATCCGCCTGCCGACGATCTGCGTGCGGCCCGGCAAGCCGAACAAGGCGGCCTCCGGCTTCTTCTCCGGCATCATCCGCGAGCCATTGAGCGGGCAAGAAGCGATCCTGCCGGTGCCGCGCTCGGTCGTGCACACCCATGCCAGCCCGCGCTCGGCGGTGAATTTCCTGATCCATGCGGCCGGGATCGACGGTGCTGCCGTCGGTCCGCGCCGCAACCTGACGATGCCCGGCGTCGCCGTCACCGTCGGCGAGCAGATCGAAGCGCTGGAGCGCATCGCCGGGCCGAAAGTGGTGAAGCTGATCCGCGAGGAGCCGGACGAGACAATCTGGGCGATCGTCAAGGGTTGGCCGACCCGGTTCGAGGCGCGGCGGTCGAGGGAGCTCGGCTTCAGCGCCGAGAGAAGCTTTGACGAGATCATCCGCGCGCATATCGAGGATGAACTAGGCGGCAAGGATGGCGTTTGA
- a CDS encoding YCII-like protein — MFYAILAYHVEDAIKALTPQEDAALMAELLKINTRLHEAGTLGPSARLGATQDAFTLRGPGEGTIIDGPFAETKEQLLGLYVVDCATKDEAIAIARDLRRVNPTAVYEIRPILLFKPGVPLAGK; from the coding sequence ATGTTTTATGCAATCCTTGCCTATCACGTGGAAGATGCGATCAAGGCGCTGACGCCGCAGGAAGATGCGGCGCTGATGGCCGAGCTGCTCAAGATCAACACAAGGCTTCACGAGGCAGGTACGCTTGGACCGTCCGCGCGTCTGGGAGCGACGCAGGATGCCTTTACCTTGCGCGGCCCGGGCGAAGGCACGATCATCGACGGTCCTTTCGCTGAGACCAAGGAACAATTGCTTGGCCTCTACGTCGTCGACTGCGCCACAAAAGACGAGGCCATCGCCATCGCCCGCGACCTTCGCCGCGTCAATCCGACCGCGGTCTACGAGATCAGGCCCATCCTGCTGTTCAAGCCCGGTGTGCCGCTGGCTGGCAAATGA
- a CDS encoding oxidoreductase, which yields MTEQRTAIVTGAGTGIGKSVATALLKAGWNTVFCGRRKSVLDAAVAEAGRTEAKALAVACDISKAGEVDDLFETVAEAFGRVDLLFNNAGMGYKSTPIDEIPVEVWNDIVGVNLTGSFLCARAAFGAMRKQRPMGGRIINNGSVSAYAPRPGSVPYTATKHAITGLTKTLALDGRPYDIACGQIDIGNALTDMAQPMTVGVPQANGSIAAEAVMDVQHVADAVVHMASLPLDANVLFMTVMATKMPFVGRG from the coding sequence ATGACCGAGCAAAGAACCGCCATCGTCACCGGCGCCGGCACGGGTATCGGCAAGAGCGTTGCCACGGCGCTGCTCAAGGCCGGCTGGAATACGGTGTTCTGCGGCCGCCGCAAATCGGTGCTGGACGCAGCGGTTGCCGAGGCCGGCCGGACCGAGGCCAAGGCATTGGCGGTCGCCTGCGACATCAGCAAGGCCGGTGAGGTCGATGATCTGTTTGAGACCGTGGCGGAAGCCTTTGGCCGCGTCGATCTGCTCTTCAACAATGCCGGCATGGGCTACAAGTCGACGCCGATCGACGAGATCCCGGTCGAGGTGTGGAACGATATTGTCGGCGTCAATCTCACCGGTTCGTTCCTGTGCGCCCGCGCCGCCTTCGGCGCCATGCGCAAGCAGCGGCCGATGGGCGGCCGCATCATCAACAACGGCTCGGTGTCGGCCTATGCGCCACGCCCGGGCTCGGTGCCCTATACGGCGACCAAGCATGCCATTACGGGCCTGACCAAGACGCTGGCGCTCGACGGCCGGCCCTATGACATCGCCTGCGGCCAGATCGACATCGGCAACGCACTGACCGACATGGCGCAGCCGATGACCGTCGGCGTGCCGCAGGCCAACGGCTCCATCGCCGCCGAAGCGGTGATGGATGTCCAGCACGTCGCCGATGCCGTCGTCCACATGGCCAGCCTGCCGCTTGACGCCAATGTGCTGTTCATGACCGTGATGGCGACCAAGATGCCGTTCGTCGGGCGTGGGTGA
- a CDS encoding cation diffusion facilitator family transporter, whose translation MADTHDHSGHDHDGHDHGAGHVHGSTDKKRVLIAACLTAGFMVAEALGGLFTGSLALLADAGHMLADAIALGLAWYAFHLAGRPATGQLTYGFGRVKTLVAYTNGIAIFVIALWIVYEAWGRLLTPTPVLGGPMLVVAILGLLVNIGSFLVLHGGDRESLNMRGAILHVLGDLLGSAAAIVAAVVILATGWTPIDPILSVLVSLLILSTAWSLMRAAAHVLLEGVPPSLDRDLVAKDLETTIAGVREVHHMHVWSLDGSSNMATLHACLDEGVDAYQAVSSIKKRLASEHGISHATVEPEFGQCADDGDEHDHEHEHDAAAHHSHHH comes from the coding sequence TTGGCGGACACCCACGACCATAGCGGGCATGACCACGATGGGCACGATCACGGCGCCGGCCATGTGCATGGTTCGACCGACAAGAAACGCGTGCTGATCGCCGCCTGCCTGACGGCGGGCTTCATGGTGGCGGAAGCGCTTGGCGGCCTCTTCACCGGATCGCTGGCGCTGCTGGCCGACGCCGGTCATATGCTCGCCGACGCCATCGCGCTCGGCCTTGCCTGGTATGCCTTCCATCTTGCCGGGCGTCCGGCGACCGGCCAGCTCACCTACGGTTTCGGCCGGGTCAAGACACTGGTGGCCTACACCAACGGCATCGCCATCTTCGTCATAGCGCTGTGGATCGTCTACGAGGCCTGGGGGCGCCTGCTCACGCCGACGCCGGTGCTGGGCGGACCAATGCTGGTGGTGGCGATCCTCGGCCTGCTGGTCAATATCGGCTCCTTCCTGGTGCTGCATGGCGGCGACCGCGAGAGCCTCAACATGCGCGGCGCCATCCTGCATGTGTTGGGTGATCTGCTTGGCTCGGCGGCGGCGATCGTGGCCGCAGTGGTTATTCTGGCGACCGGCTGGACGCCGATCGACCCGATCCTGTCGGTGCTGGTCTCGCTGCTGATCCTGTCGACGGCCTGGTCGCTGATGCGCGCCGCCGCCCATGTGCTGCTCGAGGGCGTGCCGCCAAGCCTCGACCGGGATCTGGTTGCCAAGGACCTGGAAACGACGATCGCGGGCGTGCGCGAAGTGCACCACATGCATGTCTGGTCGCTAGATGGGTCAAGCAATATGGCGACGCTGCATGCCTGCCTCGATGAGGGCGTCGATGCGTATCAGGCGGTCAGCTCCATCAAGAAGCGGCTTGCCAGCGAGCACGGCATCAGCCATGCCACCGTGGAACCGGAATTCGGCCAATGCGCCGATGACGGTGACGAGCACGATCACGAGCATGAGCACGATGCGGCCGCGCATCACAGCCACCATCACTAG
- a CDS encoding rhodanese family protein yields MTPFAPSQPVRVAALYRFARLDAFDELRAPLAAFCCGRGVKGTLLLAHEGINGTVAGSEAAIAELIDYIEAIDGLAGLEVKYSSAADMPFHRMKVRLKREIVTMGVEDIDPVASAGTYVVPAAWNALISQPDTIVIDTRNAYEVSIGTFKGAVDPATASFREFPAWVEAHRAELEGRKVAMFCTGGIRCEKATAYVKSLGFEDVFHLKGGILKYLEEVPAEESLWQGECFVFDERVSVSHGLAEGDAQLCRACRHPLTASELASQKYAAGVSCPHCFDARSDEDRQRYAERQRQVELAQARGKGPHIGS; encoded by the coding sequence ATGACACCGTTCGCTCCATCCCAGCCTGTCCGCGTCGCCGCGCTCTACCGGTTTGCCCGACTCGATGCCTTTGACGAATTGCGCGCGCCGCTCGCGGCCTTCTGCTGCGGACGCGGCGTCAAGGGCACGCTGCTTCTGGCGCATGAAGGCATCAACGGCACCGTCGCCGGCAGCGAAGCCGCGATCGCCGAGCTCATCGATTATATCGAGGCTATCGACGGGTTGGCCGGCCTGGAGGTCAAATACAGCAGTGCCGCGGATATGCCGTTCCACCGCATGAAGGTGCGGCTGAAGCGTGAGATCGTCACCATGGGTGTCGAAGATATCGACCCGGTGGCGAGTGCCGGCACCTATGTCGTACCCGCCGCCTGGAACGCGCTGATTTCGCAGCCCGACACGATCGTCATCGACACGCGCAATGCCTACGAGGTTTCGATCGGCACCTTCAAGGGCGCGGTCGATCCGGCGACAGCGAGCTTTCGCGAATTCCCGGCCTGGGTGGAAGCGCACCGGGCGGAACTCGAAGGCCGCAAGGTGGCGATGTTCTGCACCGGCGGCATTCGCTGCGAAAAGGCGACTGCCTACGTGAAGTCGCTCGGCTTCGAGGACGTGTTCCATCTCAAGGGCGGCATCCTCAAATATCTCGAAGAGGTGCCGGCCGAAGAGAGCCTTTGGCAAGGCGAGTGCTTCGTCTTCGACGAGCGGGTTTCGGTATCGCATGGCCTCGCTGAGGGTGATGCGCAACTCTGTCGTGCCTGCCGCCATCCGCTGACGGCAAGCGAGTTGGCGTCGCAGAAATATGCCGCCGGCGTCTCTTGCCCGCATTGTTTCGACGCTCGTAGCGACGAAGACCGCCAGCGCTATGCCGAGCGTCAGCGGCAGGTCGAGCTCGCGCAAGCGCGGGGCAAGGGGCCGCATATCGGATCCTGA
- a CDS encoding acetyltransferase: protein MSENLANWQPRPRPERKAIDGRYVRLEPLSAAKHGDGLYEASSVSDVGGRFAWLPDYPPETRAAFQPWLDKVEASEDPLFFAIIDKASGKVAGRQTLMRIDPAYGVIEIGNIYWGPLISRKPAATEAQFLFMKYIFDELGYRRYEWKCNNRNEPSKRAAERFGFKFEGIFRQHLIVKGENRDTAWYSIIDKEWPALRKAYEAWLDPANFDDAGQQKRRLEDCRAEFGA from the coding sequence GTGTCGGAAAATCTCGCGAATTGGCAGCCACGTCCGCGTCCGGAGCGCAAGGCGATCGACGGCCGCTATGTCAGGCTTGAACCGCTGAGCGCCGCAAAGCACGGTGACGGGCTCTATGAGGCGTCTTCCGTGTCCGATGTCGGGGGCCGCTTCGCCTGGCTGCCCGACTATCCGCCGGAAACCCGCGCCGCCTTCCAGCCATGGCTGGACAAGGTCGAGGCCAGCGAGGATCCGCTGTTCTTCGCCATCATCGACAAGGCCAGCGGCAAGGTCGCCGGGCGCCAGACCCTGATGCGCATCGATCCCGCTTACGGCGTCATCGAGATCGGCAACATCTATTGGGGGCCGCTCATCTCGCGCAAGCCGGCGGCGACGGAAGCGCAGTTCCTGTTCATGAAATACATCTTCGACGAACTCGGCTACCGCCGCTACGAATGGAAATGCAACAACCGCAACGAGCCGTCGAAGCGGGCCGCCGAACGGTTCGGCTTCAAGTTCGAGGGCATTTTCCGCCAGCACCTGATCGTCAAGGGTGAAAACCGCGACACCGCATGGTATTCGATCATCGACAAGGAATGGCCGGCCCTGCGCAAGGCCTATGAAGCGTGGCTCGACCCGGCCAATTTCGACGACGCCGGTCAGCAGAAGCGACGGCTCGAGGATTGTCGCGCGGAATTCGGCGCTTAA
- a CDS encoding class I and II aminotransferase, with translation MLHTISAFDRLGEENAFAVLARATALAQQGRDIVNLGIGQPDFKTPQHIVEAAIKALRDGHHGYTPANGLLATREAVVRRTLTTTGVEVSPETVMILPGGKPTMFAAILMFGEPGAEILYPDPGFPIYRSMIEFTGAAPIPVPMREENGFAFSAEETLALITSKTRLLILNSPANPTGGVTPRAEIEKLVKGLEKHPDVAILSDEIYDVMTYDGETHCSLLGYPEIRDRLIVLNGWSKTWAMTGWRMGWSIWPNGDKSAHLYDKVRKLAVNCWSCVNAPSQFAGIAAIDGPQNDVDTMMRAFDRRRKVVVEGLNALPNISCITPKGAFYAFPNVSKTGWKAKKLASALLDDAGVALIGGPDFGILGEGYVRLSYANSEENILRALERIGAFLAK, from the coding sequence ATGCTCCACACGATTTCGGCCTTCGACCGTCTCGGCGAGGAAAATGCCTTCGCGGTGCTGGCGCGGGCGACGGCGCTCGCCCAACAGGGCCGCGACATCGTCAATCTCGGCATCGGCCAACCCGACTTCAAGACACCGCAGCACATCGTCGAGGCGGCGATCAAGGCGCTGCGTGACGGCCACCATGGCTACACGCCGGCCAACGGGCTGCTGGCAACGCGCGAGGCGGTGGTGCGGCGCACGCTGACCACCACCGGCGTCGAAGTGTCGCCCGAGACAGTGATGATCCTGCCCGGCGGCAAGCCGACCATGTTCGCGGCGATCCTGATGTTCGGCGAACCCGGCGCCGAGATCCTCTATCCCGATCCCGGCTTCCCGATCTACCGTTCGATGATCGAGTTTACTGGCGCGGCACCCATCCCCGTGCCGATGCGCGAGGAGAACGGCTTTGCCTTCTCGGCCGAGGAGACGCTGGCGCTGATCACCTCGAAGACCAGGCTGCTGATCCTCAACTCGCCGGCCAATCCAACCGGCGGTGTCACGCCGCGCGCCGAGATCGAAAAGCTGGTCAAGGGGCTGGAGAAGCACCCTGATGTCGCGATCCTCTCCGACGAGATCTACGACGTCATGACCTATGACGGCGAGACGCATTGCTCGCTGCTCGGCTATCCCGAGATCCGCGACCGGCTGATCGTGCTCAATGGCTGGTCCAAGACCTGGGCGATGACCGGCTGGCGCATGGGCTGGTCGATCTGGCCGAACGGCGACAAGAGCGCCCATCTCTACGACAAGGTGCGCAAGCTGGCGGTCAATTGCTGGTCCTGCGTCAACGCGCCGAGCCAGTTCGCCGGCATCGCCGCCATCGACGGACCGCAGAACGACGTCGACACGATGATGCGCGCCTTCGACCGCCGCAGGAAGGTCGTGGTCGAGGGGCTGAACGCCTTGCCAAACATTTCCTGCATCACGCCCAAGGGCGCATTCTACGCCTTCCCCAACGTGTCGAAGACCGGCTGGAAGGCAAAGAAGCTGGCCTCGGCGCTGCTCGACGACGCCGGCGTGGCGCTGATCGGCGGCCCCGATTTCGGCATTCTGGGCGAAGGCTATGTCAGGCTCTCCTACGCCAATTCCGAGGAGAATATCTTGCGCGCGCTGGAGCGGATCGGGGCGTTCCTGGCCAAGTAG
- a CDS encoding keto-hydroxyglutarate-aldolase/keto-deoxy-phosphogluconate aldolase, giving the protein MPSKTEKLLSLLNGQPVIPVLKITDVANAVPLARALARGGLPAIEITLRTADALEAIRRVAAEVEEAIVGAGTILDGKQFDEAASAGSRFIVSPGITRELLAAAADSEVPLLPGAITPGEIMAAREAGLRFLKFFPAEQSGGIASLKAFASPLADVKFCPTGGITGKNAADYLNLPNVICVGGSWVAPDDMVKAGKWDEIEALARAASQLRK; this is encoded by the coding sequence ATGCCCAGCAAGACCGAAAAACTCCTGTCGCTCCTCAATGGCCAGCCGGTCATCCCGGTGCTGAAGATCACCGATGTCGCCAATGCGGTGCCGCTGGCCCGTGCCCTGGCACGCGGCGGCCTGCCGGCGATCGAGATCACGCTGCGAACCGCCGATGCGTTGGAAGCGATCCGTCGCGTGGCGGCCGAGGTCGAGGAAGCCATTGTCGGCGCCGGCACCATTCTGGACGGCAAACAGTTCGATGAAGCAGCTAGCGCCGGCTCGCGCTTCATCGTCAGCCCCGGCATCACGCGAGAGCTTTTGGCGGCCGCCGCCGACAGCGAGGTTCCGCTGCTGCCCGGCGCCATCACCCCCGGCGAGATCATGGCCGCGCGCGAGGCGGGCCTGCGCTTCCTGAAATTCTTCCCGGCCGAGCAGTCCGGCGGCATCGCCTCGCTGAAGGCCTTCGCCTCGCCGCTGGCCGACGTCAAATTCTGCCCGACCGGCGGCATCACCGGCAAGAACGCCGCCGACTACCTCAACCTGCCCAACGTCATCTGCGTCGGCGGCTCCTGGGTTGCGCCCGACGACATGGTCAAGGCCGGCAAGTGGGACGAGATCGAAGCACTCGCCCGCGCTGCCAGCCAGCTCCGGAAATAA
- a CDS encoding short-chain dehydrogenase/reductase SDR, whose protein sequence is MDMTTKANALITGANKGIGLETARRLGTKGFKVWLGARDAERGEAAAKALRDEGLDVEWLALDVASDDSVAAATKTLTTRVSSLDALVNNAGIAPGYVDALGPDGRYERPPSRENVTDIKATYEVNVFGPVRVTQAFLPLLLASPAARIVMVSSYLGSIARAAGNSQSPNVMGYGSSKTALNAITVAFARELSPRGIMVNAAAPGYTATDLNAHRGGRTVQQAAGIIVQLATLKAGGPTGGYFDENGPLPW, encoded by the coding sequence ATGGACATGACGACCAAAGCGAATGCGCTGATCACCGGCGCCAACAAGGGCATCGGCCTCGAAACCGCTCGACGGCTGGGGACAAAAGGCTTCAAGGTCTGGCTCGGCGCCCGCGATGCCGAGCGCGGGGAGGCCGCGGCCAAGGCGTTGCGAGACGAAGGGCTCGACGTCGAATGGCTCGCGCTTGACGTCGCCAGCGACGACAGCGTGGCGGCCGCGACCAAAACCCTCACGACGCGGGTATCCAGCCTCGACGCGCTGGTCAACAATGCCGGCATCGCGCCTGGCTATGTCGACGCGCTCGGGCCGGACGGCCGCTACGAACGGCCGCCGAGCCGCGAGAATGTCACCGATATAAAGGCCACCTATGAGGTCAACGTCTTCGGCCCGGTTCGCGTCACCCAGGCATTCCTGCCGCTGCTGCTGGCATCGCCGGCCGCCCGCATCGTCATGGTCAGCAGCTACCTCGGCTCGATCGCGCGTGCCGCCGGCAACAGCCAGTCGCCCAATGTCATGGGTTATGGAAGCTCGAAAACGGCGCTCAATGCCATCACCGTGGCCTTCGCCCGGGAGCTTTCACCGCGCGGCATCATGGTCAACGCCGCCGCTCCCGGCTACACCGCGACGGATCTCAATGCGCACAGAGGCGGCCGTACGGTACAGCAGGCCGCCGGGATCATCGTGCAGCTGGCGACGCTCAAGGCCGGCGGCCCCACCGGCGGCTATTTCGATGAAAACGGTCCGTTGCCCTGGTGA
- a CDS encoding transcriptional regulator: MEEALQELIAIAGRHAQGRRTKTAIPRVTIGRSEVPTPPLPELCQPTALFVLQGAKTVLIGDRTLRYGAGSYFVYAVETPATSQLIEASSARPYMAIAFALDIELIASLLIDHKPAVDGDSFVTNRVDDDLLDAWRRMLRLLDRPAEIPVLAPMLEREIAFRLLQGPQGAKLRQLAHADGRLSQIRRATAWIRSHYNEPIDVTELAALAHMSNASFHRHFKAATAMSPIQYQKQVPLLEARHLLIAEPGSATRVAFAVGYESASQFSREYARHFGLPPARDAARLLARGEAATLEID, from the coding sequence ATGGAAGAAGCCCTGCAGGAATTGATCGCCATCGCCGGCCGCCATGCGCAGGGGCGGCGCACCAAAACGGCCATCCCGCGCGTCACCATCGGCCGCAGCGAGGTTCCAACCCCGCCGCTGCCCGAGCTTTGTCAGCCGACGGCGCTGTTCGTGCTGCAGGGGGCCAAAACGGTGCTGATCGGCGACCGCACGCTTCGGTACGGCGCCGGCAGCTATTTCGTCTATGCGGTGGAGACGCCCGCCACAAGCCAGCTCATCGAGGCGAGCAGCGCCCGTCCTTACATGGCCATCGCCTTCGCCCTCGATATCGAGCTGATCGCCAGCCTGCTTATCGACCACAAGCCGGCGGTCGACGGCGACAGCTTCGTGACCAATCGGGTCGATGACGATCTGCTCGATGCATGGCGCCGCATGCTGCGGCTGCTCGACCGGCCAGCCGAGATCCCCGTGCTCGCGCCGATGCTCGAACGCGAGATCGCATTCCGCCTGTTGCAGGGCCCGCAAGGCGCGAAGCTGCGCCAGCTTGCGCACGCTGATGGCCGCTTGTCACAGATACGCCGCGCCACCGCCTGGATACGATCGCACTACAACGAGCCTATCGACGTGACGGAGTTGGCCGCGCTCGCGCATATGAGCAACGCTTCGTTCCATCGCCATTTCAAGGCGGCGACCGCTATGAGCCCGATCCAATATCAGAAGCAGGTGCCTCTGCTGGAGGCACGTCATCTGCTGATCGCGGAGCCGGGCAGCGCCACGCGCGTCGCCTTTGCCGTCGGCTATGAAAGCGCATCCCAGTTCAGCCGGGAATATGCGCGTCATTTCGGATTGCCGCCGGCGCGTGACGCCGCACGGCTCCTGGCCAGGGGCGAAGCAGCCACGCTGGAAATCGACTGA